gtggtccttatttagggtgttgatgaattttttccgcCTCATCCCCCAAATCAAcgtcaaataattaaaaaacaattgcctaattttttcagatttttacctCATCTTCTAAGATAGTCGAAGTTCCTTGTGCAAATAACACGggttaaactttttttctcggtataatgttccaaaaaatctgtaactgcgaAGTTTCAGTCATCATGAGTGCTGCTAGGAgacgaaaaacaatttcgcAGCAAATTATTAGGTATTGGGACTGTCACTTTGCAATGAGTGatgtggtggaaaaaaatgaaaatgatgcaACCATTGCAGGCTGACAGCTGACCGTTGACGGTAATTTTTCGCGTGCGGATGGTAGAACaggtatattattgattactTTTCATTAGCTTATGTGACACAAGTAATTTGCAACCCCAAGAATTACGATTTTCTccattaaaatgaaaaacttaggTTATGAGGCGATAAAATAGCGCCGACAACCAGGTTCTGACATCGTGAGGACATTTTCCAATACCACTCACCTTCTACGTTactgaagatatatttcaACACTAAATATCAACTCGTTATTGTAGCGTGTAACATAAGACTGAACATTCCTACTAGTGATCAACAATTTACACGAAGAAGTCACGCCATTGCTGCGCCACAGGTAGCTGCATTGTTTATACTTGTAACAATTCAACTACACACGTTTGAAATCAAAACAATGACTAAACGTAATTTGACTCATAAGGTCAATCACGAGGTATATATCTTCGCCCAATTCAACCTGTCTTCTCGAAGacagtctctctctctctctctctttcgaaAAGTCTGTTTAATCAATCATTTTACGAGTGtcgatacaaaataaaaataccagGTCGCACGATTGTAGGAAGTTTGCAAACATCACTACGTCGGCACAACATACCGTAGAAAAGGACGCggttgaaatatattttcgaaTAAGACATAATCTCGAGAAAGGGATAAATGTTTATCTCGCAGTCGAATAAATGACACGAGGTAAAGATAGATTTCTCGTCGTTATATAACTTGATTACTTTTTTAAAAGGATTCACTGAGTTGTTATTTCTTGCTGCTCGATAATACACTAAATACGAGTTTTACGTACACACCTGCACTTTTCGCAGCGATGAAGTTTtctgtgatttttatttttaatggtAATTGATTACAGAgcaatagatatttttttctgaatgcTTTTCCAACCTACCGAGATACGCGGTAGACAATGTTGCACAAGAATTTTACGGGGATGGTAAGCAGACAAATTTAATTCGTCGGCTTAACTTTGCATTTCACTCCCTTGATTACCGCAGacaaaaacaagaaagaaacTAAATGTCGAGACGGATTTTTCAATTGCTTGGAATAATATTATTAGCACGCgcgtgaataataatttgccGACCACCCCCCAAGATAAAGTTTGACCGACTCAAGGCCACTGGTGTCGTCTGCTGCCATCCATTTGACCTGCACAGCAGACGACAGATACAGATAATCGTGCTGCAATCGGAAAAGCTTTATTACGAATATCGAAAAACACGTATTAATAGGTATACATGGACTTTTGGACAAAGTTTTATTcgataatcgattaattttaacGGGGCTTTCTCCAATTTCGATTTGTCCCACCTACGaatggattatttttcaatcccCATTTCCGCAGCTAACAGTGACTCCTTTTACCGGCCGCATTAACCCACTGTGTAAAGACAATTTGATAGTGGCTGAAAGCCGTTGAGCCCTACATTCCTCGTGAGATACATGTCCGCAGAACCGGAATTCCCCGTTCCCGGGAAATCCCCATTATGGCCGGCTTTCGGATGGTTTCTCCCGCTCTGTTAGTTGTCTCGCCTCGAAAGCAATTTGCCTCATTAAATTGCCAACTCGGATGTGCCAGGTAAGCCAATTCCATGATCTGTCTTACCCAATATAATTGACTTGCCATCAAGTCCTAGGGCCATCAATAAAAATGACGTTAACCATCCCGTAACATGTTTCTCGATTATCATTCGAAAATACGGCAGGGGTGGaggttatttctttttatggAGAAATCTAACCATAGGTCTTTGGGTAAAACGTTTGTTAGTTGGGTGAAGTAAATTAGTTCGATGATATTTGAAGTCACCTACCTACTGCTTGTTGTTACTTGTGGTATGTTAGTACGTATTTACTCTCCTTCGTTGTATAATTGTCAGAAGCTATAAAAGCACTTTGTACAAGTAGACACGCATTAAAAagggaaaaattaatatagTTCATGCGTTGTGTCAATTTATATCAAATGGAGTCAATTTTATAAGCCGAAGAGAGGAAAACAGCAAAAAAGTAGAAAAGGTACCGAAGCTGAACAGAAAATAAGTAATCTTCATCATATTGTTATTAATGGTAGAAATTACACTTTTTctaattgtaatattattgTCAGCGATTGAAATCACTATTAGTTATACCCTTTTTACACGTCATTATTTTTAGTATTTCGAGGTAAATTCATTTCAACCTGCtaatctattattatttttcgaaacattATCTACTCGTATTATTTCGTAATGAATTGTATAAtctcgtattatttttttccaacatcggtcttaagatttcgaaatatacTACTGTGTTTAATAAACGATCATttccataaattttattttttattttcaaacatttcttATAGTTGTATCAACTTGCACCGGGAAGGAGTTGCGAACCGATCCTTGCAGCATTGAGACGAAATTGGCTACTTTCGTTCCGGTGAATTGTTTATACGCAAAGCCCCACTATTCAGACAagtgtattaaaaaatacatatatcacTTCATTGAGCAATGCGAATTGATCACGGACTTTCAGTAAGGGGAAAAAGGCAAAATCTGTTCAtgtgttacaaaaaaaaatggtgtatACCAAAAGCGAGGGGTCATTTCCCGCCCTTGGTACGTAATATACTATCTTTAAGTGAGTTCAGATGGTTATaatcagtcaattttcgacaGCTACGGTCACATTTCAAGCCGCGGCTTCAGCTCTTAGCATATATCTTGCCAATTGTCGCAGTTTTTCACGTCGGATCTTCCCAGCCGGCGATTTCGGCATGTGTTCAAGGAACGAGACACCTCCACGAAGTTGTTTGTAATCTGAAAGTTCGGCGGCCACGAGGTCAACTAATTCCGCTTTAATGACCTGAAATATGTCAattaaattgtaattattcgACCTGATGCACGGTTATAGATCGATCGGTAGGTTCAGGCTACGGCGGCGATACGTGTATTCGAGAATCCTCAGAATTAGGTACACAATCACTCACCTCGTTGCTGATATTGTAGGAGTTCACTGTCGTGACCACAAAAGCCATAAGACGATCGTCGGCACCAGGACGAGGCTGGCCGACGACGGCGACTTCCTTGACTCTGGGATGAGTAAGCAGTAAGCTCTCGATTTCGGATGGATATATGTGATGATCATGATACTTGATCAACTCCTTCATTCTGTCGAACACAAAAATATTCCCATTTTCGTCGTAGTATCCGAGATCCCCGGAGTGGATCCATCCTGGATTACAGAATAAGACCAATATTTCGACATTAAACGACTGTACGAAGTATAATATTGCGAAAGAGGTTTGCAGTCCGACCAACCTTCCTTGTCAATGATCTTAGCTGTAGcttcaggatttttgtaaTAAGAATTTATCATGAAGGCAGTCCTCAGCAACAATTCACCCTTTTCTCCGGTCCCTAATATGCGCCCTGAATCCGGATCGATCACCTTCACCTGGGCATTCTCAAGAATTTTGCCGCATGAGCCCTGGTCAGGCCTTGAGTTAGTCGGCTGAATTGCCAAGTAACCACCGAGCTCCGTCATTCCGTAAGCTCCGGTGATCTGGGCCTTAGGCAAGTGCTTGACTAGGGCTTCGTAAGACGTTGCAGATAACGGTGCCCCGGCATACATGAATCGATTCAGGGATGAAAGATCGTGTGTTTCCAACGCGTTGGATTTCACTAATTTGTTGATCATACTCGGAGACATGAAAACCCAGTTTACCtggaaataataatatgcCATGTTCCAAGCGCGTAAAGAGGGCGACACGCATTATTTAAAGCGCTAGtgtgtgaaattgaaaatcctaGAGCTCATGCGCGAGCCTCGCTTGTCGCGCTGCTGTTCAGAAATGAGGCACTTTACGCATACTCGACAGGCTTCGCAAATCTAACTTTCCAAGCGTATGTTGGAAAAAGTTGTTATGCCGCTGACTCCGCTGTCGGAGATGCAAAAAATACTTAAACTACCAAGGTTCGTGATTTACTTTGTACTTTTCCATCAAGGCGCATGCTGACTGCTCTTCGAAGGCCTTTACTATCAGTCTAGGAATTCCCAAGCATAGACTCATGAATGTAAAGTGTATCGCAGTGATCCAATCAAATATTCCAAAGTGCAGGCAAATTTTCCCGGCCATACCGAACTGTTCTGATGTTGCGCACGCTTGCATCAGGAGAGATGCGTGGCTTATCTCGGCAGCTTTTGACAAACCAGTTGTACCGGCGGAAAACATTATCGAAGCAGTTTCTCTCGAGGACTCGATCGGGGTACACTCAAAATTTCTGACTTGGTCGGCACTTGGTTCTGCAATTGCGCTCTCGAAGTCGAGGAAACCAGAAGATTGGccaaaaacaattatttttggATCAATTTTTGCTGCTTTAACGGCCGCGGTAACAGCTGCGACTGCATTCTCACTGACAAATATCATTTTCGGTCCGAGGATGGTAAACCGATGGTGAAAGTCCGCTGCAATAATAGTTCCATCTCTTGAATAGAAATTATACCCTGAGTTTTCGTGGAGCCGGGTAGACCACCAAACACTCACATATTTCACGCAATCAGCCAGGCTGACAATACAATTATTGTCAACCAACGTCACACAACCAGGCAGCCAAACTGACTGCGTAACACATGTGTGTGTTGGCGCATGCGTGTCAGCCCACCCGGCTCCACGAAAACTCGCAGCATATTCATTATGGTTTTTGGAATCGTTGATTACGAACCTGATgttagattttttaaattcaagatggcgcaTTCAATATCactgacgaaaatttcaaacttgatcGAATCCGGTCATAACACTCTATGCAGGGGGTTTCAGGGTCGCtaattatgaatttgaaagccaattttcaatattcaagattgtgaatccaatatggtggacaaaaatttcaaattcgatcgaaaatggtcaaaaaaatgtatgcagagtttttcggggtcgctgattggatCCGCcaccttgatttttttcaatccgctttcagattcgtaatcagtgagcCCAATAActtaaaatttatgtaaaacatgtcTACGTTTAAAGGGGTAATTGTCTCGGATATGAATTACtctttgaattaaaaatttttttttcaataatttgtttctaacaattacaatttaaattatatcgcaataattactctcgaaTATTGAAAAGCTACTAgtatactatcagaaatagcaaaaaaatcgCCAAGAAATATGTTAAAAGGTTCtctaaattcacaaaaaatgtatataaaataggtGAAAAGAGTACTTGCCACTACGACAAAGGGTTGAAGGAATCGATCTAATGATAAACCATCAACACCATTATAATAATCATGTGTAAATCAATCACCTATTTCCAGCGAAGTACTCGAAAGACTAAAGGTAGCTCCGAGGTACAATGACGCAAAGTAGGGCAACGCAGCGTCCAAATGATGTTCGCTACAGATCGCGACGACGTCCCGTGGAAGCAAGCCCTGTGACCTCATCCACAGAGCGCATCTAACGCTTCGTTCTCTGACCTCTTTACATGCGTATACTTTACCGGTGGCGGTATCAATCTGAATCAGGGTATACAATCGCTATCTTTACTATGCTCGAACTAAATGTAACTCTTATGCAATCGCTATCTTTACTATGCTCGAACTAAATGTAACTCTAAACAATCAAACCAGCCACAGCTTAGACTTTTCATTGTACATTTTGCAAGCCCACACACTTACCTGACTCGGCGCATCTGGATTACTTTCCAATTTATCCAGTACAAACCtcccaacattattgtaattaaCGTTAAAGTGGACCTCGTCGCCTTTCAATATGTTGTTTTCAATTCTGAATCCCGCACCattctaaaaacaaaattttgtatcaacGAACTATTTCGACTCTCTAAATAAGAAATCGAAAGTAGCCCGCAAGCATCGCTGCTAGCATTTGATACTTACTcgtattttcgtattttcaaaaaatttatcgcggGTCATTTTTGGTATTAAACATAAAATATGGATTGTTGTAGTGACTCGAACAAACcgtcaatgaatttttcaatcactaATAGACACAGCGTTCAAAGATTAGAAACCCGACTGCCTTCGACGTGAACTTTATTGGGACGAGAAGGAAATGGTGTATTCAACGTATTTATAACATCTAAACCACTGTCTAATGGCATGAGTAAGGTGtttgggttttgataattaattagGACACCCGGCTGATGGAGGGAGGCGAGATATAGATAGTAGCGAGTGGAAAACACCACGAGAAATGCTAAATTGCTGATGTCATTTGGTTCTTCTCGTCATCTATTCGGTATTGCCCAATGCAGTTTTATCGCGTCATGCAGTTGCGATCGCTGGAAGAGTTTAATCAAAGTTTTTATTGCCCTCAGCCGAGAGAGCACTTGTACTTTATACTGGTGAAATAATCGACTGTTATATTGCACAACGCGGTTAAACCCATGTTGTTGAACATCAGTTACGCAATGTGTAAATTggagtttttgaaaaagaatattttttaatctacATATTACACTAGAGTTGATGTACCCTAgcttaattatttacaaaataaaacacaatCATATTTAAATCTTGAGCTTTATGTACGAACAATAAGAACCCTTGCGCACTGACGACTTACTGGATCAAACTTTGATCGAATATTCGATAATATTAAACAATAATTAGGAGAAAAAATTCGTTATCCGAATGCAAAGCTTACTACTTCGCTTGCTACTCTCAAAGATTCGCATCATATTCTACTAGACGGACGGTTTGCAATGAAATTTGGAAGGAAAACTCGACAATTGGTTCGGATATATTTACACGTACCGAATATACTTGACGTGAAAACGTGAAAAGTTATGTACTTTTGttcgtaaacatttttttaaatgcggTCACCCTTCTCAATCCTTTTTATCTTtatctcttatttttttccttttctcttgtGCTTGACATTCATATTCGTAACAATTTGagcataacaataattatacagaaaTGAGTATCGaatattcaaaatggcggatccagtATGGGGGACAAACAAAAACATCAAGAAGAAAGTTTATTTTGACGTACATGAAgtttgtgtgaaaaattggCATTCGGATTTTCATGGTAGACTAACAGAAAGTGCTTTTGATCGTTGAAAAGTACAAATTTCGACCATTTCTTTACGCGtgctatttttcaattaataaataaatttcatattttctctAGACTTGGAAATGCCTCAGGGACCACGTGGAATCAAAGAACTCGGCATctgttgctaaaaaaaaagtgattttataaataaaaaagctGCAAAGAAGAGGTGGCGCGAATCAAAGGGTCAAGGCAAGGACCGATTCGTCGCACGCTCAGACCGACCTCGGCACAACATGTCGAGCATTGAATTCAGGGATGCTAAACCAAACTATAGCTCTGCTCCCCGCAGCGCTTCCGCCTTGACGACCGTCGAGGGCAGTTAGTTTCAGGTTTACACATGGGTAtgcccatatatatatacatgtaaatagGTAGAGGCGAAACGATGATAATTACTGGGTATTTCTGCTGGATGCTTGTCAGCTGACTGCTTCGTCAGTTTCCACTCGAATTGCAGCCCGGTGTTGCGCGCCGTTGATCACTGACTGGCTGTTCACGACCATCAGGGACGTACGTATTCACGCTGCGTGTGTTCTAGAGCAAAGTCCGAACCGAAGTGAGTTTCGGCCTTCCGGGCCTCACGGAAAGTGCAGCAGCGCCGTTTTGACTGGCGAagcacaatttttcaaatattggacggttgaatttttctctacTCTTCGTCAGCTGTGTGCTCGATTGCAGCATTTACTTTCGAACTGTAGTAATTTCGGATCGCTGAATGCACGATACAATTGCCGTTCCATAAATCCGAACCCGTCCGTATTAAGGTCGAAAAACTAACcgatttttaagaatttttttcacgtggaTAACTGATTTATCAAGTGATCggattattgaaattttattaagtGTATGTTAAACTtgttttgcataaatttttattgaaaaatgttttaaatttaCAGAGATATGGGCCTTGACTCAACGactatcaaaaaaatttcccctcCGTTGTGGCATTGATATCTCAGTGAAGGGTTATACGAAAATAGAACACACAATTTTATCAATATCTATACTGTATATCAATAgccgatttcaaaatttttttgaattactaTTTCCACAAACAGTTCGAAAAACCGGccttaagaataaaaaaaattttaagtccTCTCCATTTTGTATGTATTACAAGCTTGACTTCCACGAACCTTTTGCAACAATATTGAATTTGTGGTTTGAATCGACTACTCTGGCCAGATTTCCAGAAATATCGTTTCTCGAGTTCGCAGACGCGAGGGCACCGCCAGGCTCGccagattaaaaaaaatcctcaacgTCGAGGTCACTGATTCACGATTGCTTTCACGAGCTAGCTTAATATGTACACGTGATTGTGCGCCTTCGGAGATGGAAAGAATAATTGTCATCAATTTTACATCCACCACACTGCACCGAGTTTAGAACAGACGTGTTGCGGTATATTATTGAAACAATTAGTTATCGGGGtgagaatgataataatgCATGAAACGAACGTTTTGACGATATTTTATATCGTAATACTAAACTGCAGATGTGTGAAATACTCATATGTAGGGCGTACTCCACTCTAAGAATCTATAATTTCCGGAAAATTCTATAGGAAATCGTTGAAGAGAGTCCGTAATAAATATTGCAATAAATAGATACGAATGTGcataagtttgaaaattggcaACAAAACGTACGTTTCGAGTCTTATCCCTGCGAATCACGGCATCTGTGCAAATTTTACGCCAGTGATTGAGCAGTGTGATCGAGTATTACGTAG
The sequence above is drawn from the Neodiprion pinetum isolate iyNeoPine1 chromosome 2, iyNeoPine1.2, whole genome shotgun sequence genome and encodes:
- the LOC124212441 gene encoding luciferin 4-monooxygenase isoform X1: MTRDKFFENTKIRNGAGFRIENNILKGDEVHFNVNYNNVGRFVLDKLESNPDAPSQIDTATGKVYACKEVRERSVRCALWMRSQGLLPRDVVAICSEHHLDAALPYFASLYLGATFSLSSTSLEIADFHHRFTILGPKMIFVSENAVAAVTAAVKAAKIDPKIIVFGQSSGFLDFESAIAEPSADQVRNFECTPIESSRETASIMFSAGTTGLSKAAEISHASLLMQACATSEQFGMAGKICLHFGIFDWITAIHFTFMSLCLGIPRLIVKAFEEQSACALMEKYKVNWVFMSPSMINKLVKSNALETHDLSSLNRFMYAGAPLSATSYEALVKHLPKAQITGAYGMTELGGYLAIQPTNSRPDQGSCGKILENAQVKVIDPDSGRILGTGEKGELLLRTAFMINSYYKNPEATAKIIDKEGWIHSGDLGYYDENGNIFVFDRMKELIKYHDHHIYPSEIESLLLTHPRVKEVAVVGQPRPGADDRLMAFVVTTVNSYNISNEVIKAELVDLVAAELSDYKQLRGGVSFLEHMPKSPAGKIRREKLRQLARYMLRAEAAA
- the LOC124212441 gene encoding luciferin 4-monooxygenase isoform X2; the encoded protein is MRSQGLLPRDVVAICSEHHLDAALPYFASLYLGATFSLSSTSLEIADFHHRFTILGPKMIFVSENAVAAVTAAVKAAKIDPKIIVFGQSSGFLDFESAIAEPSADQVRNFECTPIESSRETASIMFSAGTTGLSKAAEISHASLLMQACATSEQFGMAGKICLHFGIFDWITAIHFTFMSLCLGIPRLIVKAFEEQSACALMEKYKVNWVFMSPSMINKLVKSNALETHDLSSLNRFMYAGAPLSATSYEALVKHLPKAQITGAYGMTELGGYLAIQPTNSRPDQGSCGKILENAQVKVIDPDSGRILGTGEKGELLLRTAFMINSYYKNPEATAKIIDKEGWIHSGDLGYYDENGNIFVFDRMKELIKYHDHHIYPSEIESLLLTHPRVKEVAVVGQPRPGADDRLMAFVVTTVNSYNISNEVIKAELVDLVAAELSDYKQLRGGVSFLEHMPKSPAGKIRREKLRQLARYMLRAEAAA